A region from the Rhodamnia argentea isolate NSW1041297 chromosome 7, ASM2092103v1, whole genome shotgun sequence genome encodes:
- the LOC115726834 gene encoding caffeic acid 3-O-methyltransferase 1-like — translation MGSISSETREGSTQVPNDDETLLFAMQLAGAAELPMVLKTALELDLLEIMAKAGPGARISPSEIASQLPTENPDAPAILDRILRLLATNSIVSCTVQELPDGRAERLYGVAPVCKFLTKNEDGVSVAPLCLMNHDKVLMESWYHLKDAILEGGVPFNKAYGMTAFEYPRTDPRFNQLFNKAMSDVSNITMKKVLETYKGFEGLESVVDVGGGTGAVLNMIVSKYPTIKGINFDLPHVIANAPSYPGVEHVGGDMFVSVPTGDAIFMKWICHDWSDDHCLKFLKNCYNALPEQGKVVVAECILPELPDTSFAAKVASQADLIMMAHNPGGKERTEKEFEALAEAAGFKGFRVACIAFDHVMEFLKN, via the exons ATGGGTTCGATATCGAGCGAGACCCGGGAGGGTTCGACCCAAGTCCCCAACGACGACGAAACCCTTTTATTCGCCATGCAACTTGCTGGCGCGGCCGAGCTGCCCATGGTCCTCAAGACGGCTCTCGAGCTCGACCTCCTCGAGATCATGGCCAAGGCTGGGCCCGGTGCACGCATCTCTCCCAGTGAGATAGCGTCTCAACTCCCAACCGAGAACCCGGACGCGCCCGCAATTCTCGATCGGATCCTGCGCCTCCTCGCGACCAACTCCATCGTCTCGTGCACTGTGCAGGAACTCCCCGATGGGCGGGCCGAGAGGCTCTACGGGGTCGCTCCGGTATGCAAGTTCTTGACGAAGAACGAGGATGGCGTTTCGGTCGCCCCTTTGTGTCTCATGAACCACGATAAAGTCCTCATGGAAAGCTG GTACCACTTGAAAGATGCAATTCTTGAAGGAGGAGTCCCGTTCAACAAGGCCTATGGAATGACTGCATTCGAGTACCCCCGTACCGATCCAAGGTTCAACCAACTATTCAACAAAGCCATGTCTGATGTTTCGAACATCACCATGAAGAAGGTCCTTGAGACGTACAAAGGCTTCGAGGGCCTCGAGTCGGTGGTCGACGTCGGTGGCGGAACTGGCGCCGTCCTCAACATGATCGTCTCCAAGTACCCCACCATTAAGGGCATCAACTTTGATTTGCCTCACGTAATCGCGAATGCTCCGTCCTATCCTG GTGTCGAGCACGTCGGAGGAGATATGTTCGTTAGTGTTCCTACAGGAGATGCAATTTTCATGAAG TGGATATGTCACGATTGGAGCGACGATCATTGCTTGAAGTTCTTGAAGAATTGCTACAACGCTCTCCCGGAACAAGGGAAGGTCGTAGTGGCCGAGTGCATCCTTCCCGAGCTCCCGGACACGAGCTTCGCGGCCAAGGTAGCCTCTCAGGCCGACCTGATAATGATGGCGCACAACCCCGGTGGGAAGGAGCGGACAGAGAAGGAGTTCGAGGCGTTGGCCGAGGCCGCGGGGTTCAAGGGTTTCCGCGTCGCGTGCATCGCCTTCGATCACGTCATGGAATTCCTCAAGAATTAA
- the LOC115726821 gene encoding caffeic acid 3-O-methyltransferase 1-like, which produces MSSETPMAPAQVPNDEDDETVSFAMQLASAAELPMVLKAALELDLLEIMAKAGPGACLSAPEIASQLPTENPDAPAMLDRILRFLACYSIVTCAAHELPDGRAERLYGLAPVCKFLTKNEDGVSMAPLCLMNHDKVFMESWYHLKDAVLEGGIPFNKAYGMTAFEYPRTDPRFNQLFNKGMSDVSTMMMKKVLETYKGFEDLESVVDVGGGTGAVLDMIISKYPSIKGINFDLPHVIANAPSYPGVEHVGGDMFVSVPTGDAIFMKWICHDWSDEDCLKFLKNCCNVLPEDGKVIVAEYILPEFPDTSFTSKLVANVDLLMMAYNPGGKERTEKEFKALAEAAGFKRFRVACIAFKTCVMEFLKN; this is translated from the exons ATGTCGAGCGAGACCCCGATGGCTCCCGCCCAAGTCCCCAACGACGAAGATGACGAAACTGTTTCCTTCGCGATGCAACTCGCCAGCGCCGCCGAGCTGCCCATGGTCCTCAAGGCGGCTCTTGAGCTCGACCTCCTCGAGATCATGGCCAAGGCTGGACCCGGCGCGTGCCTCTCTGCCCCCGAGATTGCATCTCAGCTCCCGACCGAGAACCCAGACGCGCCGGCGATGCTCGATCGGATCTTGCGCTTCCTCGCATGCTACTCCATCGTCACTTGCGCCGCGCACGAACTCCCGGATGGGCGGGCCGAGAGGCTCTACGGGCTGGCTCCGGTTTGCAAGTTCTTGACCAAGAACGAGGATGGTGTTTCGATGGCCCCTTTGTGCCTCATGAACCACGACAAAGTCTTCATGGAAAGCTG GTACCACTTGAAAGATGCTGTTCTTGAAGGAGGAATCCCCTTCAACAAGGCCTATGGAATGACGGCATTCGAATACCCTCGTACTGATCCAAGATTCAACCAACTATTCAACAAAGGGATGTCCGATGTTTcaacgatgatgatgaagaaggtcCTCGAGACATACAAAGGCTTCGAGGACCTCGAGTCGGTAGTCGATGTCGGCGGCGGAACCGGTGCTGTCCTCGACATGATCATCTCCAAGTACCCCTCCATTAAGGGCATCAACTTTGATTTGCCTCACGTCATCGCCAATGCTCCTTCCTATCCCG GTGTCGAGCACGTCGGAGGAGATATGTTCGTTAGTGTTCCTACAGGAGATGCGATTTTCATGAAG TGGATATGTCACGACTGGAGCGATGAGGATTGCTTGAAGTTCTTGAAGAATTGCTGCAATGTGCTCCCGGAAGATGGGAAGGTCATAGTGGCCGAGTACATCCTTCCTGAATTCCCGGACACGAGCTTCACGTCCAAGTTAGTCGCTAATGTTGACCTGCTCATGATGGCTTACAACCCAGGCGGGAAAGAGCGGACGGAGAAGGAGTTCAAGGCGTTGGCCGAGGCCGCGGGGTTCAAGCGCTTCCGCGTCGCATGCATTGCCTTCAAGACTTGCGTGATGGAATTCCTCAAGAACTAA
- the LOC115726822 gene encoding uncharacterized protein LOC115726822 isoform X2 encodes MDDCARLSTYEESRRPSSPPTSRNCSATLSSEDPSPIRHVLCVTRDEDIKRFEETEDCFILGFDPFQRFCRLYVSTTEAGGTDAEDLVVVAEKGQLLLMSMNRWPVETSRTRGIFVRNFPLRLHLTKDTVSCATAMYAIQLPPVRTGPVKATVMPRSTTKSGSQ; translated from the exons ATGGACGACTGTGCGCGGTTGTCGACGTACGAGGAATCGAGACGTCCGTCTTCCCCTCCCACTTCCCGGAACTGCTCGGCGACTTTGAGCTCTGAAGACCCGAGCCCGATCAGGCACGTCCTCTGCGTGACGCGGGACGAAGACATCAAGCGGTTCGAAGAGACCGAGGATTGCTTCATCCTGGGTTTCGACCCGTTCCAGCGTTTCTGCAGGCTCTACGTGTCGACGACGGAGGCTGGTGGGACTGATGCCGAGGACCTCGTCGTCGTTGCTGAGAAAGGGCAG TTGCTACTGATGAGTATGAACAGGTGGCCTGTCGAGACTTCCCGCACGCGAGGCATCTTTGTCAGAAATTTCCCTTTGCGACTACACCTCACGAAAGACACTGTGAGCTG TGCTACTGCTATGTATGCGATTCAGCTGCCCCCTGTAAGAACTGGTCCAGTAAAGGCCACTGTGATGCCACGGAGCACGACAAAAAGTGGAAGTCAATGA
- the LOC115726828 gene encoding nascent polypeptide-associated complex subunit alpha-like protein 2 — MSPAPIVEPAEPETEQVSEPEKQPQNDEPIVEDVKDDDKDEEDDDDDDDDDDDDREDGAQGANGSSKQSRSEKKSRKAMLKLGMKPVTGVSRVTIKRTKNILFFISKPDVFKSPHSETYVIFGEAKIEDLSSQLQTQAAQQFRMPDMGSVMGRTDTSAAASAAQADEEEEEIDETGVEPRDIDLVMTQAGVSKNKAVKALKTHNGDIVGAIMELTT, encoded by the exons ATGTCGCCCGCTCCGATCGTCGAACCCGCCGAACCCGAGACCGAGCAGGTCTCCGAGCCCGAGAAGCAGCCTCAG AACGATGAACCCATTGTCGAGGACGTGAAGGACGACGATAAggacgaggaagacgacgacgacgatgacgacgacgacgatgatgataGGGAAGATGGGGCTCAAG GTGCAAATGGGAGTTCAAAGCAGAGCAGAAGCGAGAAGAAGAGCCGTAAGGCAATGTTGAAGCTAGGCATGAAACCTGTAACCGGTGTAAGCAGGGTCACCATCAAAAGAACTAAGAAT ATCCTTTTCTTCATCTCAAAGCCCGATGTCTTCAAGAGCCCTCACTCTGAGACTTATGTCATATTCGGGGAGGCGAAGATTGAAGACTTGAGCTCACAACTGCAGACACAAGCTGCCCAGCAGTTCAGGATGCCCGACATGGGATCTGTCATGGGCAGGACAGACACTTCAGCTGCAGCCTCAGCAGCAcaggctgatgaagaagaggaagagatcgATGAGACTGGTGTTGAGCCTCGCGACATTGACTTGGTGATGACCCAGGCTGGAGTTTCGAAGAACAAGGCCGTGAAGGCTCTCAAGACACACAATGGGGACATTGTTGGTGCTATCATGGAGCTTACTACCTAA
- the LOC115726822 gene encoding uncharacterized protein LOC115726822 isoform X1, producing MDDCARLSTYEESRRPSSPPTSRNCSATLSSEDPSPIRHVLCVTRDEDIKRFEETEDCFILGFDPFQRFCRLYVSTTEAGGTDAEDLVVVAEKGQVACRDFPHARHLCQKFPFATTPHERHCELCYCYVCDSAAPCKNWSSKGHCDATEHDKKWKSMRGKRSKETETTMNGN from the exons ATGGACGACTGTGCGCGGTTGTCGACGTACGAGGAATCGAGACGTCCGTCTTCCCCTCCCACTTCCCGGAACTGCTCGGCGACTTTGAGCTCTGAAGACCCGAGCCCGATCAGGCACGTCCTCTGCGTGACGCGGGACGAAGACATCAAGCGGTTCGAAGAGACCGAGGATTGCTTCATCCTGGGTTTCGACCCGTTCCAGCGTTTCTGCAGGCTCTACGTGTCGACGACGGAGGCTGGTGGGACTGATGCCGAGGACCTCGTCGTCGTTGCTGAGAAAGGGCAG GTGGCCTGTCGAGACTTCCCGCACGCGAGGCATCTTTGTCAGAAATTTCCCTTTGCGACTACACCTCACGAAAGACACTGTGAGCTG TGCTACTGCTATGTATGCGATTCAGCTGCCCCCTGTAAGAACTGGTCCAGTAAAGGCCACTGTGATGCCACGGAGCACGACAAAAAGTGGAAGTCAATGAGGGGGAAGAGATCGAAGGAAACTGAGACAACAATGAATGGCAATTGA